The Caldisericia bacterium nucleotide sequence TCTACAATAAGATCAATGGATTTAATATAATTTTCGTTGGAGACAATTACCTCTTTCAATAACTCCTTATTCATACTTTATCCTTCTTACAAGGACATTATATTGGAAATTTATCCTTGCGTCAAGGATGATTTGTGTATCTTTCCTTAACAATCATGTACGCTTCTCTGAATGGGATTCCTTTCTTTACAAGTTTGTAAACTTCTTCTGTGGCAAAGAGTTCATGGGTTAAAAGTTCTTTTGCTCTTTTTCTGTTGACTTCAAGTTTTTTTACAACCTTTGAAATTACACTATTAGCCCTCATCTCAAGAGAGAGAATCTTTGAGAACTTACTTCTTGCAATTTCAAAAACATCTGGATTCTTTATCCAGTATATTCTTTTGCTACAACTTCATATCCTTTATTTGTGAGCCAGTGAAGTATAATAGAGGTGTCAAGCCCCCCACTGTATGCAAGAACAACCTTTTTGTTCATGATAACTCCTTTAAAACACTTGATATAATCTTAACTCCTTCGTCAATCTCTCCTTTATTGATTATTAAGGGAGGAAGAAGTCTTATTGTGTCCTCTCCTGATGTTCCAACTATAACTCCTCTATCTAAAATCTTCTCTGCAATATCTCTCGGTTTAAACCCATCAATGTATATTCCAACCATAAGTCCCATTCCTCCAATTCCCTTTACAAAAGGAAGGCTTCCTATCTCTTCACTCAATCTTTTTTTCAAATACTCCCCTTTAACAATCACTTCGTCAAGGAAACCATCTTTAAGAATGAAATTTAGGACTGAAAGGGAAACCCTTGCAATGAATGGATTTCCTCCAAAGGTGCATCCATGGGAACCATAATCCATAACTTCCGCAACCTTTTCTGTTGTGAGAACAGCACCCATTGGAAGTCCTCCTCCAAGAGCCTTTGCCATTGTTGTGATGTCTGGTTTTACATCAAAATTCATGAAACTTAGGAACTTTCCTGTTCTTCCCATACCTGTTTGAACTTCATCAACAACAAGCAAGACATCTTTATCCTGTGTAAATTCCCTTACAAAGGAGATATACTCTCTGTCAATAACTCTCATTCCCCCCTCACCCTGAATGGTCTCCAGAAAAACTCCTGCAGTTTCAGGTGTGAAAGCCTTAACAAAGGCATCTTTATCGTTCAACGGAACGAACTTCACACCATTTAAAAGAGGTTTAAACCCTCTGTGATACTTCTCTCTCCCTGTAATTGAAAGAGAGCCCATACTTCTTCCATGAAAGCTATTTTTTAAGGCAATAATTTCAAACCTTCCCTTGGATGAGCCATACCTTCTTACCATCTTTATGGCAAGTTCATTAGCCTCTGTTCCACTATTTGTGAAGAAAACTTTTGAAAAGCCACTTGCTTCTATCAACCTCTTGGAGAGAAGGGCGAGTTCCTCTGTGTAAAATAAATTTGATACATGGAGAAGTTTTCCTATTCCCTCTTTTAAAGCTGAAATAACCACCTCATGGTTGTAGCCAAGAGCGTTAACACCAATTCCTGAAAGGAAATCTATATACTCTTTTCCTTTATCATCAAAGAGTTTTACGCCTTTCCCTCCCTTCAATATTAGATTAAATCTTTTATAAACATTCAAATGATACTTCTCTGTGATTTCCCTTACATCCATAATTCACCTCTTAAGTTGTGTATCTTGAGTTTATTACAACATAATCCTCTGTTAAATCAGAGGTTAAAAATTCAACCTCTTTATTCCCCTCTTTTAGGTCTATAATGATTTCCACTGTATCTTTTTTTAATTTTTCCTTTGCTTTCTTTCTATCAAACCTAATAATCCTGCCATCTTTAATAACAACCTCTTCTCCAACAGACACATCTATATCCTCTCTTACTCTATCACTTAATGTTCCAATGGCTGCAATAATTCTTCCAAAATTTGGGTCCTCACCATATATGGCAGTCTTTACAAGATTTGAGTTTGCCACTCTTCTTGCAACATCCTTTCCAAATGATTCACTATCTGCATTTCTTACGATAATTCTTATAACCTTTGTAGCGCCTTCTCCATCTTTAACTATTTGGAAGCTAAGGTCTCTACAAATCTCAAGAAGGGCATCTCTAAACATGTAAAAACTTTTACCCCTGTCTATCTTGGGACTACCTGATCTTCCATTTGCCATTATGAAGACAGAATCGTTTGTGCTCATACATCCATCAACACTTATCCTATTAAAGGTTTTACCTACGCAAAACCTCAGTGTTCTTTTTAAAGCACCAAGCTCAATCTTTGCATCTGTCACTATAAATGCAAGCATCGTAGCCATATTAGGTTCTATCATTCCTGAACCCTTCGCCATACCAAGTATCCTTATCTCATTTCCCTTGTATCTAAAATAGGTTGATGCCTCTTTCTTCACCTTATCAGTTGTCATTATGGCTTCCTCAAAATCAGAGATTCCATTCTTAGCTAAAGAGTTAACTGCAAGCTTGATTCCCTTCTCTATTTTCTTCATTGGAAGAGGAACCCCAATTAAACCAGTGGATGCAACAAGAACATCCTCCCTTTTTAGTCCAAGAAGATTGGCTGTGATCTCTGTCATTCTAATGGCATCCTTAATCCCTTTTTCTCCATTCAATGTATTGGCGTTGGCACTATTAACAATGATTGCTCTTGATGTTCCAGATTTAAGGTGCTCTTTTGAAACAGGAATGTGTGCACCTTTAAACTTATTCTTTGTAAAAACAGCAAAACTTAAAGCTTCATTCAAGCTATAAATTAAACCTACATCCTTTCTTTTCTTCTTAAGACCAGCATGAACACCTGAAAACAAAAATCCTCTAACTTTCTTCATCATCCTCTCTCCTTATAATTGTTCCTTCTATATTAAAACCTGCTTCATCTCCAAAAGTGCCTATGATAACCTCCTTAACACCGTTCCCTGCAGCATAAATTCCGCCTTTCACCTTTGGAATCATACCGTTAGCAACTACCTCCTCATCTATAAGTTTCTTAGCCTCTTTGGTCGTTATGCTTTTTATAATTGCTCCATCCTTCCTAAGAATCCCCATCACATCAGTAATAAAAACAAGTCTTTGGGAGTTGGTCGCTACAGAAACATGTGAGGCAAAGGTATCTGCATTTATGTTTAAAGTTTCTCCATGAATACCATAACTTATAGGTGATATAATTGGCACAAAACCATTTTTTAATAAAAGATCAATCAATTTTACATTTATACTAACGATATCTCCAACATAACCAAGCTCAGGATTCTTTCTTATTGCAACAACCATCCCTCCATCTTTTCCTGATACTCCAACAGCTGGAACTCCCTTTGAAAGAAAATTAGATACAATTCTCTTATTTACCTTTCCAGAGAGTATCATTTCTATCGATTGGATATCCTCTTTATCAGTAACCCTTAAACCTTCTATGAATTTTGATTTTATCCCCCTCAAACTAAACTCTTTTGTTATCTCCTTCCCTCCACCATGAACAACAATGACCTCATTTTTTCTATCAAGTTCATCTTTTGTTTTCTCAACTAAAAGGGGGAGGTTTTCTCCTTCGATAAATTTTCCTGTAATCTTTACTACTATCCTCACAGAGATACACCTCTTTCAGTTAGACCCTCATCTTCTCTGAAACCAGACATTATATTCATATTTTGAACTGCCTGACCTGCTGCTCCCTTAACAAGATTATCTATTACAGAGACAACGATACCCAAATCTTCTTCCTCAACAACTCCTATATCACACCTATTTGTATAGACAACATCTTTTATCTCTGGAATTACCCCCTTTGGATAAATCCTAACAAATCTTTCATTCTTATAAAACTCATTTAAAATATTATAAATCTCTCCCCTTCTCTTTAATTTGAAATAGATGGTTGATAAGATTCCCCTCTTTATTGGAAGAAGAGAAGCGGTAAAATAAACTTTACTACCAAGGATATACTCCATCTCTCCTACATGTCTATGCTTTCTTCCAAGAGAATACACCTTGTAGTTTCCATAAACATTGACAAAATGTGTGGTTTCTTTTGGTTTCTTACCTGCACCACTCACTCCAGATTTGGAGTCAACTATTATCTCACCCTCTATCACATTGTTTTTAATAAGAGGATAGAGAGGTAAAATAACAGAGGTTGGATAGCAACCGGGATTCCCAACAACTTTCGCATTCCTTATCTCTTCTCTGAAGATTTCTGGCAGACCATAAACTGTTTCCTTTAAGTATGCTGGAAACTTATGTTCAACTTTATACCATTCCTCAAACACTCTCTTATCCCTGAATCTTGAATCACCGGATAAATCAATGAATTTAATTCCCCTCTTATACAGGTGGTATGCAAATGGTGATGATTTTGTATGTGGAAGTGCTAAGAAACAAAAATCCACCTTTTTTTCCTTCCCTTCCTCATGGGAGATGAATTTAACGTTAAGGGAAAGATTTGGAAAAACACTGGATACAATATTACCGTTAAACTCGTTTGAAGTAACAAAAGCTATTTCAACTTCCTTATGAGAGGTGAGTATCCTTATAAGCTCCTGACCAACAAAACCACTTCCACCAAAGATTCCTACCTTCATTTTTCACCCCTTAATTCTTTAAGAACCTTCAAAACCTTATTAACCTTACTCCTCTCTGAAACTGCAAGGATAGTATCATCACCTGCTATTGTTCCAAGAAGTCCTTTAATATCATATTCGTCAATAAGCCTTGCAATTCCTGTGGCACTTCCAGGGGTTGTTTTTATAAGAATAAGATTATC carries:
- the argJ gene encoding bifunctional glutamate N-acetyltransferase/amino-acid acetyltransferase ArgJ gives rise to the protein MKKVRGFLFSGVHAGLKKKRKDVGLIYSLNEALSFAVFTKNKFKGAHIPVSKEHLKSGTSRAIIVNSANANTLNGEKGIKDAIRMTEITANLLGLKREDVLVASTGLIGVPLPMKKIEKGIKLAVNSLAKNGISDFEEAIMTTDKVKKEASTYFRYKGNEIRILGMAKGSGMIEPNMATMLAFIVTDAKIELGALKRTLRFCVGKTFNRISVDGCMSTNDSVFIMANGRSGSPKIDRGKSFYMFRDALLEICRDLSFQIVKDGEGATKVIRIIVRNADSESFGKDVARRVANSNLVKTAIYGEDPNFGRIIAAIGTLSDRVREDIDVSVGEEVVIKDGRIIRFDRKKAKEKLKKDTVEIIIDLKEGNKEVEFLTSDLTEDYVVINSRYTT
- a CDS encoding N-acetyl-gamma-glutamyl-phosphate reductase; amino-acid sequence: MKVGIFGGSGFVGQELIRILTSHKEVEIAFVTSNEFNGNIVSSVFPNLSLNVKFISHEEGKEKKVDFCFLALPHTKSSPFAYHLYKRGIKFIDLSGDSRFRDKRVFEEWYKVEHKFPAYLKETVYGLPEIFREEIRNAKVVGNPGCYPTSVILPLYPLIKNNVIEGEIIVDSKSGVSGAGKKPKETTHFVNVYGNYKVYSLGRKHRHVGEMEYILGSKVYFTASLLPIKRGILSTIYFKLKRRGEIYNILNEFYKNERFVRIYPKGVIPEIKDVVYTNRCDIGVVEEEDLGIVVSVIDNLVKGAAGQAVQNMNIMSGFREDEGLTERGVSL
- a CDS encoding aspartate aminotransferase family protein, translated to MDVREITEKYHLNVYKRFNLILKGGKGVKLFDDKGKEYIDFLSGIGVNALGYNHEVVISALKEGIGKLLHVSNLFYTEELALLSKRLIEASGFSKVFFTNSGTEANELAIKMVRRYGSSKGRFEIIALKNSFHGRSMGSLSITGREKYHRGFKPLLNGVKFVPLNDKDAFVKAFTPETAGVFLETIQGEGGMRVIDREYISFVREFTQDKDVLLVVDEVQTGMGRTGKFLSFMNFDVKPDITTMAKALGGGLPMGAVLTTEKVAEVMDYGSHGCTFGGNPFIARVSLSVLNFILKDGFLDEVIVKGEYLKKRLSEEIGSLPFVKGIGGMGLMVGIYIDGFKPRDIAEKILDRGVIVGTSGEDTIRLLPPLIINKGEIDEGVKIISSVLKELS
- the argB gene encoding acetylglutamate kinase, with the protein product MRIVVKITGKFIEGENLPLLVEKTKDELDRKNEVIVVHGGGKEITKEFSLRGIKSKFIEGLRVTDKEDIQSIEMILSGKVNKRIVSNFLSKGVPAVGVSGKDGGMVVAIRKNPELGYVGDIVSINVKLIDLLLKNGFVPIISPISYGIHGETLNINADTFASHVSVATNSQRLVFITDVMGILRKDGAIIKSITTKEAKKLIDEEVVANGMIPKVKGGIYAAGNGVKEVIIGTFGDEAGFNIEGTIIRREDDEES
- a CDS encoding argininosuccinate synthase, with the translated sequence MMNKKVVLAYSGGLDTSIILHWLTNKGYEVVAKEYTG